In one window of Brenneria goodwinii DNA:
- the mltD gene encoding murein transglycosylase D: MKARAIILASVLLAGCQVPPYDTSQPKQHAQSLSSASQSEAVKYAEGRETSARWLDDDSIAQQDLWNFIGDELKMEVPDNARIREQKMRYLKNKSYLHDVTLRAEPYMYWIVEQIKQRKMPMELVLLPIVESAFDPHATSSANAAGLWQIIPGTGRNYGLKQNQWYDGRRDVVASTTAALDMMQRLNSMFDGDWLLTVAAYNSGEGRVMKAMKANKAKGLSTEFWALALPRETSIYVPKMLALSDILKNSKKYGVSLPKPNESRALARVDLGQQMQLTQAAEMAGLSLNKLKSYNPGYKRNVTAPNGPHYVMVPKAHVEQLKDSLADSDIAAIQPATRLAQSSTQESQYKVRSGDTLSTIAARLNVSTKDLQSWNNLRNTHALKVGQTLQVAQVSNVDSGDKAGSITYQVRKGDSLSSIAKRHGVNIADVMRWNSVIKNANIQPGDRLTLYISKNTRPES; this comes from the coding sequence ATGAAGGCTAGAGCGATAATACTCGCCTCAGTCTTGCTGGCCGGTTGCCAGGTACCGCCTTACGATACCTCCCAACCGAAGCAGCATGCACAGAGCCTGTCTTCGGCAAGTCAAAGTGAAGCAGTAAAGTACGCAGAGGGTCGAGAGACCTCGGCGCGATGGCTGGATGATGACAGCATCGCGCAACAGGATCTGTGGAACTTCATTGGCGACGAGCTGAAGATGGAGGTTCCGGATAACGCCCGGATCCGCGAACAAAAAATGCGTTATTTAAAAAATAAGAGCTATCTCCACGATGTAACATTACGGGCAGAGCCGTACATGTACTGGATTGTCGAGCAGATTAAGCAACGTAAGATGCCGATGGAACTGGTACTGCTACCCATAGTGGAGAGCGCTTTTGACCCACACGCCACATCATCCGCCAACGCCGCAGGGCTATGGCAGATTATCCCTGGCACGGGGCGTAATTATGGTTTGAAACAAAACCAGTGGTATGACGGACGTCGTGATGTTGTTGCATCGACAACCGCCGCCCTGGATATGATGCAACGCCTTAACAGCATGTTTGACGGTGACTGGTTATTAACTGTCGCAGCTTACAACAGCGGTGAAGGTCGCGTCATGAAGGCCATGAAAGCGAATAAAGCGAAAGGACTATCAACGGAATTCTGGGCATTGGCGTTACCACGTGAAACGTCAATCTATGTTCCAAAGATGCTGGCCTTGAGCGATATTCTCAAGAATAGTAAAAAATACGGTGTTAGCCTGCCCAAACCCAACGAAAGCCGAGCATTGGCCAGGGTTGATCTTGGGCAACAGATGCAGTTGACGCAAGCAGCAGAAATGGCTGGTCTGTCGTTGAATAAACTGAAGAGCTACAATCCAGGCTACAAACGTAATGTGACCGCACCTAATGGCCCACATTATGTCATGGTGCCGAAGGCTCACGTCGAGCAGTTGAAGGACTCACTGGCAGATAGCGATATCGCAGCCATACAGCCAGCAACACGCTTGGCGCAGTCGTCAACGCAGGAATCGCAGTATAAGGTTCGCTCTGGCGATACATTATCTACGATTGCCGCACGGCTGAACGTCAGCACGAAAGATTTGCAAAGTTGGAACAACCTGCGCAATACACATGCACTGAAAGTTGGCCAAACATTGCAGGTTGCTCAAGTGTCTAACGTTGACAGCGGCGATAAAGCAGGGTCAATCACCTATCAGGTACGCAAAGGTGATTCGCTTTCCAGTATTGCCAAACGTCATGGTGTAAACATTGCTGATGTTATGCGTTGGAATTCAGTCATCAAAAATGCCAATATCCAACCAGGCGATCGTTTGACGCTTTACATCAGTAAAAACACGCGCCCTGAATCGTAA
- the gloB gene encoding hydroxyacylglutathione hydrolase → MNLISIAALQDNYIWLLSNKENHCVIVDPGDAQPVLDALNKRQLTPDAILLTHHHHDHVGGVAAIVGHYANLPVFGPQETQKSGATNIVKEGNILSLLNSDFSVLAVPGHTAGHVAYYSHPFLFCGDTLFSGGCGRIFEGTPRQMHDSIEKISKLPDDTLICCAHEYTLSNLKFSNAIWPEEPTIKAYLHKISQIREKSQSTLPTTLGLERKINLFLRCHDIDLKRKLSDEPESIENWQVFAQLRSKKDCF, encoded by the coding sequence ATGAATCTTATCAGTATTGCAGCACTTCAGGACAACTACATTTGGTTACTGAGTAATAAAGAAAACCATTGTGTTATCGTCGATCCGGGAGACGCGCAGCCGGTATTGGATGCGCTCAATAAGCGTCAGCTTACACCCGACGCGATTTTACTGACACATCACCATCATGACCATGTCGGAGGCGTCGCCGCTATTGTCGGGCATTATGCCAATCTGCCGGTTTTTGGTCCTCAGGAAACACAAAAAAGCGGCGCAACGAACATTGTGAAAGAGGGGAATATCCTGTCGCTGCTAAATTCGGACTTTTCTGTACTTGCCGTTCCAGGTCATACAGCAGGACATGTTGCTTATTATTCCCACCCATTCCTGTTCTGCGGGGACACGCTTTTCTCCGGTGGATGCGGACGTATTTTTGAAGGTACGCCAAGGCAAATGCATGATTCAATAGAAAAAATATCGAAACTACCCGACGATACGCTAATCTGCTGCGCCCATGAATACACGCTATCAAACTTAAAATTTTCTAATGCAATATGGCCGGAAGAGCCCACTATTAAGGCCTATCTTCATAAAATCAGTCAGATACGCGAAAAATCACAGTCTACCCTCCCCACCACGCTGGGATTGGAGCGAAAAATCAACCTTTTTCTTAGATGCCATGATATTGATTTAAAAAGAAAACTATCAGATGAACCAGAAAGCATAGAGAATTGGCAAGTTTTTGCCCAGTTACGCAGCAAGAAAGACTGCTTCTGA
- a CDS encoding DUF2950 family protein encodes MFIQFSLVFTPRSNLKTGVMHHFIIQQTEPVYDSHLGKHSAAVWLPFV; translated from the coding sequence ATGTTTATTCAGTTTTCCCTTGTTTTTACGCCACGGAGTAACTTGAAGACTGGCGTGATGCACCACTTCATAATTCAGCAGACTGAGCCAGTCTATGATTCGCATTTGGGTAAACATTCGGCTGCTGTATGGCTGCCGTTTGTTTAA
- the rnhA gene encoding ribonuclease HI — MVSVSRTICRVISVLIVFVYVRLAIFTIRKSLPEMLKQVEIFTDGSCLGNPGPGGYGALLRYKQHEKTLSAGYRLTTNNRMELMAAIAALESLTSPCEVVLSTDSQYVRQGITSWIHNWKKRGWKTADKKPVKNVDLWQRLDQAIQRHTLRWEWVKGHAGHPENERCDELARSAANAPTLDDIGYNPEN, encoded by the coding sequence GTGGTTTCCGTATCCAGGACGATTTGTCGCGTAATTTCAGTGCTCATCGTTTTCGTTTATGTCAGACTTGCCATTTTCACCATAAGGAAGAGTCTACCAGAGATGCTTAAACAGGTAGAGATTTTCACCGACGGATCTTGTCTCGGTAATCCGGGCCCCGGAGGTTATGGCGCTCTGCTGCGCTATAAACAGCATGAAAAAACCCTGAGTGCGGGCTATCGGTTGACCACCAATAACCGTATGGAATTGATGGCCGCCATTGCCGCGCTTGAAAGTTTAACTTCACCCTGCGAAGTGGTTTTAAGCACCGACAGTCAATATGTTCGCCAGGGGATCACCAGTTGGATCCACAACTGGAAAAAGCGTGGCTGGAAAACGGCAGACAAAAAACCGGTAAAAAATGTCGATCTTTGGCAGCGGCTGGATCAGGCGATCCAGCGCCATACTCTGCGCTGGGAATGGGTGAAAGGTCACGCAGGTCATCCTGAGAATGAACGCTGTGACGAACTTGCCCGCAGCGCCGCCAACGCCCCTACGCTTGATGATATCGGTTACAACCCAGAGAATTAA
- the dnaQ gene encoding DNA polymerase III subunit epsilon: MSTEITRQIVLDTETTGMNKLGVHYEGHKIIEIGAVEVINRRLTGRHYHVYIKPDRLVDPEAYHVHGISDEFLADKPTYAEIADDFLDFIRGAELVIHNAMFDIGFMDYEFRMLNRNIPKTETFCKITDSLLMARKIFPGKRNNLDALCDRYQIDNSKRTLHGALLDAEILAEVYLAMTGGQTSLAFSMEGEVRQQENESESIQRIARPVSALKVLYADEEELLMHEKRLDLIAKKGGSCLWRNE; this comes from the coding sequence ATGAGCACTGAAATTACGCGACAAATCGTCCTGGATACGGAAACCACCGGTATGAACAAGCTGGGGGTTCACTACGAAGGGCACAAAATTATTGAGATTGGCGCTGTTGAGGTGATTAACCGTCGTCTGACCGGGCGACACTATCATGTGTACATCAAGCCCGATCGTTTGGTTGATCCTGAGGCCTATCATGTGCACGGCATCAGCGATGAATTTTTGGCGGATAAGCCGACCTACGCGGAGATTGCTGACGATTTCCTCGACTTTATCCGCGGGGCTGAATTAGTCATCCATAACGCAATGTTTGATATCGGCTTTATGGATTATGAATTCCGGATGTTAAACCGGAATATTCCCAAGACGGAAACCTTCTGCAAGATAACCGATAGCTTGCTGATGGCGCGAAAAATTTTTCCGGGCAAACGGAATAATTTGGATGCGTTATGCGATCGCTATCAGATAGACAACAGTAAGCGAACGCTGCACGGCGCATTGCTCGATGCCGAAATCCTGGCGGAAGTTTATCTGGCGATGACGGGGGGCCAGACATCGCTGGCATTCTCGATGGAAGGTGAAGTTCGGCAGCAGGAAAATGAGAGCGAAAGTATTCAGCGCATTGCGCGCCCGGTTTCGGCGTTAAAAGTGTTATACGCCGATGAAGAAGAATTGCTGATGCATGAAAAGCGTCTGGATTTGATCGCGAAGAAAGGCGGTAGCTGCCTTTGGCGTAATGAATAG
- a CDS encoding DUF1266 domain-containing protein, producing MLKFFYKDTFYLMRGVLVVSVFLIVIDLLCTLSKKYLHQDISGVYTLFFYIFLSILAIPVLKIGTKALFIITTKKENNKIIQGINKNPKYPCRDEKDALLVKISGLYSITATGNGKNKNHPNFVNSIEECDLDNPTAVDLIKNALSGSYDIETDEQLKCFIYSLLDEDNYGKTHHANYQKQLAHLYRLAGKTGADITPVSDMANVDSAFNLQRAALLMRSGVTLGMLTLDEWDALKNILAQRLEENFSSLDEFIHDYMLAVYLFHHEGAMGASMILERLYGLATLQENNYFAWSAAELNRPPATLV from the coding sequence ATGCTTAAGTTTTTTTATAAAGATACTTTCTATTTAATGCGAGGGGTTTTGGTGGTATCAGTATTTCTGATAGTAATCGATTTGCTGTGCACATTGTCTAAAAAATACCTTCACCAAGATATATCCGGGGTATACACACTGTTCTTTTATATATTTCTTTCTATTCTGGCGATACCCGTCTTAAAGATAGGGACAAAAGCGCTTTTTATCATTACAACAAAAAAAGAGAACAATAAAATCATTCAGGGTATTAACAAAAATCCCAAATATCCATGCAGGGATGAAAAAGATGCTTTGTTGGTAAAAATTAGCGGGCTATATTCCATTACCGCCACAGGGAACGGTAAAAACAAAAACCATCCAAATTTCGTTAATAGTATAGAAGAGTGCGACCTGGACAATCCCACCGCGGTTGACCTGATTAAAAACGCATTATCGGGTAGCTATGATATTGAAACTGATGAACAGTTGAAGTGTTTTATTTATTCCCTGCTGGATGAGGATAACTACGGGAAAACGCACCATGCAAATTACCAGAAGCAGCTTGCGCATTTATATCGTCTGGCTGGTAAAACCGGTGCTGATATCACGCCGGTAAGCGATATGGCTAATGTTGATTCGGCCTTCAATCTTCAGCGTGCGGCATTATTAATGAGATCGGGCGTCACCCTCGGCATGCTTACGCTGGATGAGTGGGACGCATTAAAAAATATTCTGGCGCAACGGCTAGAGGAAAATTTTTCCTCTCTCGACGAATTTATTCATGATTATATGCTGGCTGTTTACCTTTTCCATCACGAGGGCGCGATGGGCGCGTCGATGATCCTTGAAAGGCTTTATGGCCTTGCCACGCTTCAGGAAAATAATTATTTCGCCTGGAGCGCCGCTGAATTAAACCGCCCGCCAGCAACGCTGGTATAG
- the nrdF gene encoding class 1b ribonucleoside-diphosphate reductase subunit beta, producing MTSLTRVQAINWNKIEDDKDLEVWNRLTSNFWLPEKVPLSNDIPSWGTLNAQERQLTIRVFTGLTLLDTIQNTLGAPTLMPDAVTPHEEAVLSNISFMEAVHARSYSSIFSTLCLTSEVDDAYRWSEENTALQKKASIILSHYRSDDPLMKKVASVFLESFLFYSGFYLPMYWSSRAKLTNTADLIRLIIRDEAVHGYYIGYKFQQGLAKADAARQQQVKNFAYELLQDLYDNEVLYTQELYDGVGWTEDVKKFLHYNANKALMNLGYEALFPAGMTDVNPAILSALSPNADENHDFFSGSGSSYVIGKAVNTEDEDWDF from the coding sequence ATGACATCGCTGACACGCGTACAGGCCATCAACTGGAACAAAATTGAAGACGACAAGGATCTGGAGGTTTGGAACCGGCTGACGTCGAACTTCTGGCTACCGGAAAAAGTCCCGCTATCCAACGATATTCCCTCCTGGGGAACATTGAACGCGCAGGAGCGGCAGTTAACCATCCGGGTATTTACCGGTCTGACGCTGCTGGACACCATTCAGAATACGCTGGGCGCGCCCACGCTGATGCCCGACGCGGTAACGCCTCACGAAGAAGCGGTGTTATCCAACATCAGTTTTATGGAAGCGGTGCATGCCCGCTCGTACAGTTCCATCTTTTCCACGCTGTGCCTGACCAGCGAGGTGGATGACGCTTACCGCTGGAGTGAGGAAAATACAGCATTGCAGAAAAAGGCGTCCATTATCCTCAGTCACTACCGCAGCGACGATCCGCTGATGAAAAAGGTCGCCAGCGTGTTTCTGGAATCCTTTTTGTTCTATTCGGGCTTTTACCTCCCCATGTACTGGTCAAGCCGGGCCAAGCTGACCAACACCGCCGATTTGATACGGCTGATTATTCGCGACGAAGCCGTACACGGTTACTATATCGGCTATAAATTTCAGCAAGGTCTGGCGAAGGCGGACGCCGCCCGCCAGCAGCAGGTGAAAAACTTCGCCTACGAATTGCTGCAAGATTTATATGACAATGAAGTGCTGTATACCCAGGAGCTATACGACGGCGTCGGCTGGACGGAAGATGTGAAGAAATTTCTGCACTATAACGCCAACAAAGCGCTGATGAATCTGGGTTACGAGGCGTTATTCCCCGCTGGCATGACGGACGTCAATCCGGCGATCCTGTCGGCCCTTTCGCCAAACGCCGACGAGAACCATGACTTCTTCTCCGGTTCCGGTTCGTCGTACGTTATTGGCAAAGCGGTAAACACCGAAGATGAGGATTGGGATTTTTAA